The nucleotide sequence TGACACTCACATCAGGGCCAGTACAAATGAAACCACGACTGTCCCGGTATACGACGCCATCGAGCCATTCGGTACTCGGCGTAGCGCCAATAAAGATAAATAATGAGTTTGTCTCAAAGGTCTTAACTTCGCCAGTTTGGGAGTCCTTGACCAAAAGCCTCTCCAGCTTGTCACGGCCCTGCGCTTCCACCACACTATGAAACGGCAAGACCTCGATATTTGCCGTTCCATCAATTTGGTCAATCAAATACTGCGACATACTCTTGGTCAGTGACTCACCCCGCACCAGAATTCGCACCTTCCGCGCATATTTGGCAAAGTACATCGCGGCTTGACCCGCCGAATTGGCCCCACCGACAACGTAAACTTCCTCATTCGTGCAAGCTGCTGCTTCGGTCTGCGCCGCGCCGTAATACACCCCTGATCCCGTAAACTGCTCAATTCCTGGCATCGCCAATCGTCGCCAGGCCACACCCATCGCCAAAATCAAGGCATGGCAGCTAATCTCCCGCCCATCTGATAGCGTGATAATCCGATAGTTACCTTCCAAACGGATCGATTGCGCTTCCTGGGGATTCAGAATCTCCACCCCAAATCGCTTTGCCTGCGTCACCGCCCGCCGGGCTAAATCACTGCCACTCAGGCCCACCGGGAACCCCAAGTAGTTCTCAATCCGCGAACTGGTCCCGGCTTGCCCCCCGGGTGCTTCTCGCTCGATTAGGACGGTTCGTAACCCTTCTGACGCCCCATACACTGCTGCGGCCAAACCACCCGGTCCCCCACCCACAATGACCAAGTCATAGAATGGCTGCTCCGCCTCCGTTTGCATCCCCAGCTGATTGGCTAACTGGGCCGTACTGGGCTTAACGAGTTTTTCACCATCTGGCAGTAAGACCAAAGGCAAACAGGGATTATCCTTTTCCCCGGCATAGCGCACAAGCGTCTGTGCTTCTGGATTCCGTTCAATATCGAGCCAGCGGTAGGGAATTTGGTTACGAGCTAAGAAATCGCGCAAGGCATGGGAATTGGGGGACCAGCGATCGCTAATCACCTTGACCCCCTTAAATTCCGGCTTAAAGCTCGCCTGCCAGTCCTGTAACAAATCATCCAACACGGGATAGAGCTTTTCTTCGGGGGGATCCCAAGGTTTGAGCAAGTAGTAGTCCAATTGGGCTTGGTTAATCGCATCGATCGCCGCATTAGTATCCGCATAGGCCGTGAGCAAAGCCCGCTTTGCCTGGGGAAAAATGACCGATGCCTGCTCCAGGAATTCGACTCCGCTCATTTCTGGCATCCGCTGATCAGCCAAAAAGAGGGCGATCGTATCGCCGCGTAGTTTTAGCTGTTGCACCACCGCAATTGCCGTTGCACCGGAGTCAGCCCGCATGATCCGAAAGCGCTTGCCGTATTGTTTACGCAGATCACGGGCAATCGCTTGCAGTACCGCAGGATCATCATCGATCGTCAGAATGACAGGCTTTTCCATAGGTCGTTCTTTAACCGCAGAAATTATGATTCACTGGTCGCTATTGTCGCAAATTTGGCTACCGATGAATATATTACGGTAAGCATATTCCCAAACATTAAAGCAATGTATAAATTGATGCTGTCTTTAATGGCTGAGGTTACGTGTTTGTGGAAGCCATAAGACTAAAAGCAAAAAGCCCAGCGGTGAGGGATTTAAGCGAAGATCGATGGTTCAATATGGTGTCAGTTGAGAACTAACGATTGGCGGGCGCTGGGTGGGAATTAATCGCACGGCAAATGGGGAGTTGAAAATTTTTTAGCAATATACTCAGTGTGACGATCGCAACGCCTGTGAGACCATAGATTGCCTTGAGTTCAAGGGTTTGGCTAAAAAATTGGGTGATGATCGGTGAAAGAAACTGTCCCAAAAATAAACAAGTCGTGAGCCAACCTAAAGCACGTCCCCGAAATACTGCCGGGACATTGCTGGTTGTCCATAGGTTCAGATTCGGCGTGAGCAGTCCTAAACCAAAGCCAACTGGCACCAATGCCACCAGTAACATGAGATAGTTGCCAACTAACCCAATCCCGCAATAGCCCATCCCCAGCAGCAGAAAGCCTAATCCCAAAATGCTGAAATAGCTGAGACGCTGTTTGATGCGGCTGTAGTTAATGGAAGCGATCGCCCCAAATAAAGTTGCGAGGGCGATTGCCAGACCGCTTTGGGCCGCACCCGCACCGGATAATTGCGCTAAGTAAAACGGTAACTGTACCGGAATCATATAGAACACAATTTGCAGCAGCAGTGCCGATCCACAAATCAATCCCAGCAGCTTGATCGGCATTTGATCGACTTGCGGCAATTGCACATGATCCGTTGGTATCACTGTTGTATGAGATGGTTCATACAATGCCACCAGCATGATTGGTAGTAATAGCCATGCAAATAAGTAAATTAAAAATGGCGATCGCCAATTGAGTTCGGCAATCGCGCCCCCCAAAGATAAAAAGACCACCCCACCCAATGACATAAACGCCGCTTGCAAACCCATAAAGCTAGAACGTTTTTCACCCTGGTAGTAATCCGCAATCAGCGTTGTACTACTAACCATAATGCCTGCCACTGCCAGACCGAGGAAGGCCCGTCCTACGAGCATGGAGAACAGTGAATTTAGGATAAATCCGGAACTCCCAGCCGCCCCATACAGCAGCGCCGAAACCAACAACAATGATTTACGACCGAGGGTATCAACCAGCTGTCCGGCGATCGGTGCACCAATGGCGATAAATAAGGCGGGGACCGTGAGCAAAAGTCGCACCCAAAACTGAGCATTCTCCACATCGGCAAAATAGGTCTGCATGGCTGGGAGGGAAGGCGCGATCGTCGCACCGGCCATAATCGTTAACGTGCTGGTGAGCAGCAATGTCAGCTTTATCACCCAGGAGTTGGCGGTTTGGTTCATGGGCGGAAAAACTCCAACATCTGTGTTGCTAAAAACTCCGGCGCTTCTTCCGGTAACAAATGACCACAATGCTCAACGATGCCACCCGTGACGTCATGGCTAACCAGATGCATTTGTTCGTAGGTGCCAGGTAAGCCGTATTGACCACCATAGGCAAGTACCGGAAGCGATAACTTCTGTTCCCCGATCGCCCGAATTTGCCGACTGGTTTCAAAGGCGGCACGATACCAGCCAACATTGCCGGTGATGCCATTTTCCTGTAGCAAACTCGCGGCATAAATTTTGCGATCGGTCTCTGTTACAGCAGCTTTAAATGATTATTCGGTCGTAATGATCATTAGGTTGTAAAGTAGACCCGCTTTACAACCCAAATCACTTAGCTACAAGCGATTCCCCCAATAACTGAAATCTTGATAGAGCTGCCCAACGGCAGGGCCTTCCGGCGTTTGCCAATCTTTCATGATTTCGGAAGCGATCGAGGCCCATGACACCATAACTGCTCCGGCTTGGGTCATCCGTAGCATGGCCGCTGTTTCATTCAGATTGGTATCCGAACCGGATACATCAACCACGACATAAGGTTCATAGCCCGCACCAATTAGATCGATCGTTAGCTGTAGGGTGCAAATATCAAGGGAAATGCCCCCAAGCACGATCTTTTTGCGCCCGATTTCGGCCAGTTGTTGTTGAAACGCGGGTTCATCCCAGGCACTAGGCGTATGGCGTTCGATCCGCATTGCGTGATCGGCGTTGGCCAGCACTTGTGGAAAGAAGTTGCCGCGAAAATCACCTTCCTCGCCCAGCATGATTGTCGGCAAGTGAAAAATCTGCGATAGCCGAGTGAAGGCTTCAGCATTCTTCCGCAGCAAATCATGATTAATTGTCTTGATACCGGGAAAGAACCCATCAAGAAAGTCAACCAGCACCACGACACAATTATCGCGTGTGAGTTTATCGGTATAATTCACGTTTATTCCCCTTGTGGTACCCGCACAACGGATTCAAACGGTAGCTTGAGATGCGCGCCATTGCAGAATGGCTGGGTCGTCGATGCCCCACAGCGACAAATTGCCGCCATGGGTTTATCGATCGTGAATTCTTTACCCTCGCCATCAATCACACTAAATTCGCCTTTAATCAATAACGGACCGTTGTCATTGACTTTGACTTGTGTTTTATCAGACATAGAAATGTTCTCCGAATTTTGTTTGGATCGATGAAGCGGTCGCAATGGGTTGAATCGGCGGAATGGCATCAAGGTCATGCCGCGTTAGATCAAGACATGCGCCACCGCCTGCACTCACTGGTGCTCATGTGAGTTTTCATATTTGAATCGCGCTATTCCAAATCACTTATTCTGGCTGGGGCGTCTTCTTCTTTTGACCTGACATGACGGCTTGCATTGCCTTTACTGTTGCAGGGTCCATTGCTGTTTCATGCCGGATGACTCGCCATTCCCCATCCTGTTTTTTCAGTGTATCGACATTGACTGCCGACCCAACATAAGTGAGAGAGTCGGCTCGCTCGAAGACAATTAAATAGCTGGTCACTTTTGCCTGTTTGGCATCGCCACTGATGACCAAATTGGCGGCAACGTGGCGTTTGTTCGTAATGTAGGGACGTGATGTTTCGAGCGCTGCGGCGACTGCTTTGGGGCCAACTGCTTGGCCAAATGCGGTGTCGAAAACGGCATTGTCAGCAAAGAAGCTGGCATAAAGCGGGTAATCCGCATTGTCTAGAGCGTGATTCAATCGGGCAATCACCTGGCGAATCGCGAGTTCATCGGCTACGGTTAAATCGTTTTTCGCGCTAATATAACTGGTTTTTGCGGCGGGGCGGTTGGCCTTGGGATCGGCGATCGCCGAATTGCAGGTGAATAGGCTGATAGGCAGTGCGGTCGCGATCGTGATCGCGATGATTTTCGATACAAAGTTGGACATTGTTTCTGGGGATATATTGAGACAGGAGAATTTGTTGGACAGAAGCGATTTTGCTCGGCATTAGGCCGCCTCAACTTCTGCATAAATCATGAATGTTGATTTTGTTGCACCACAGATTGGGCAGTGCCAGTCGTCAGGGATATCGGCGAACGGGGTGCCCGGCGCAATACCGGAATCGGGGTCACCCACCACTGGGTCATAAATCATCGAACATTGGCGACAAATCCATTTTTGAGTTGTTGGCTCGGCTTTGGCGGCACGGATTTTGGGTAGACCACCTTTGAGGATGGTGAGTGCCTCATGATATTGCTCCGCATGATGCTGTTCGATCGACGTGAGGAAGCCAAAGTTCTTCGCGGCGGTTTTGAATATC is from Romeriopsis navalis LEGE 11480 and encodes:
- a CDS encoding CDGSH iron-sulfur domain-containing protein, whose translation is MSDKTQVKVNDNGPLLIKGEFSVIDGEGKEFTIDKPMAAICRCGASTTQPFCNGAHLKLPFESVVRVPQGE
- a CDS encoding isochorismatase family protein, with amino-acid sequence MNYTDKLTRDNCVVVLVDFLDGFFPGIKTINHDLLRKNAEAFTRLSQIFHLPTIMLGEEGDFRGNFFPQVLANADHAMRIERHTPSAWDEPAFQQQLAEIGRKKIVLGGISLDICTLQLTIDLIGAGYEPYVVVDVSGSDTNLNETAAMLRMTQAGAVMVSWASIASEIMKDWQTPEGPAVGQLYQDFSYWGNRL
- a CDS encoding FAD-dependent oxidoreductase, giving the protein MEKPVILTIDDDPAVLQAIARDLRKQYGKRFRIMRADSGATAIAVVQQLKLRGDTIALFLADQRMPEMSGVEFLEQASVIFPQAKRALLTAYADTNAAIDAINQAQLDYYLLKPWDPPEEKLYPVLDDLLQDWQASFKPEFKGVKVISDRWSPNSHALRDFLARNQIPYRWLDIERNPEAQTLVRYAGEKDNPCLPLVLLPDGEKLVKPSTAQLANQLGMQTEAEQPFYDLVIVGGGPGGLAAAVYGASEGLRTVLIEREAPGGQAGTSSRIENYLGFPVGLSGSDLARRAVTQAKRFGVEILNPQEAQSIRLEGNYRIITLSDGREISCHALILAMGVAWRRLAMPGIEQFTGSGVYYGAAQTEAAACTNEEVYVVGGANSAGQAAMYFAKYARKVRILVRGESLTKSMSQYLIDQIDGTANIEVLPFHSVVEAQGRDKLERLLVKDSQTGEVKTFETNSLFIFIGATPSTEWLDGVVYRDSRGFICTGPDVSV
- a CDS encoding alpha/beta fold hydrolase produces the protein MLQENGITGNVGWYRAAFETSRQIRAIGEQKLSLPVLAYGGQYGLPGTYEQMHLVSHDVTGGIVEHCGHLLPEEAPEFLATQMLEFFRP
- a CDS encoding nuclear transport factor 2 family protein is translated as MSNFVSKIIAITIATALPISLFTCNSAIADPKANRPAAKTSYISAKNDLTVADELAIRQVIARLNHALDNADYPLYASFFADNAVFDTAFGQAVGPKAVAAALETSRPYITNKRHVAANLVISGDAKQAKVTSYLIVFERADSLTYVGSAVNVDTLKKQDGEWRVIRHETAMDPATVKAMQAVMSGQKKKTPQPE
- a CDS encoding MFS transporter, producing the protein MNQTANSWVIKLTLLLTSTLTIMAGATIAPSLPAMQTYFADVENAQFWVRLLLTVPALFIAIGAPIAGQLVDTLGRKSLLLVSALLYGAAGSSGFILNSLFSMLVGRAFLGLAVAGIMVSSTTLIADYYQGEKRSSFMGLQAAFMSLGGVVFLSLGGAIAELNWRSPFLIYLFAWLLLPIMLVALYEPSHTTVIPTDHVQLPQVDQMPIKLLGLICGSALLLQIVFYMIPVQLPFYLAQLSGAGAAQSGLAIALATLFGAIASINYSRIKQRLSYFSILGLGFLLLGMGYCGIGLVGNYLMLLVALVPVGFGLGLLTPNLNLWTTSNVPAVFRGRALGWLTTCLFLGQFLSPIITQFFSQTLELKAIYGLTGVAIVTLSILLKNFQLPICRAINSHPAPANR